Proteins from one Pelagicoccus sp. SDUM812003 genomic window:
- a CDS encoding SCO family protein: MNALHFFLATARRSNRTGILQLLTVLGITAGLLGCAQKNESQEDDNEEGYPLIGVVQSVDAERLQMTVAHEEIPGFMEPMTMVFRVGAGDIKVVEPEMRIKARLVRDEDGGFRLTKIWPIDDRAAKEMREVNKRLAKQAEALGSGYYLAEGDSLPDFALLDQFGEVVKPEDYEGKAFMINFIFTRCTDAKMCPLSTSKMARLQKMAQEAGLSNLEFISVTLDPKFDTPGVLHSYMEAYGIDGQNFRFVTGEKAAVYQLIRSMGVTNIQDGEENIIHSLATSLVGPDRKIVMRSTKSAWEPEAFLEAAKAL, encoded by the coding sequence ATGAACGCGCTTCACTTCTTTCTCGCGACGGCACGACGCTCGAACAGGACAGGCATTCTCCAGCTGCTGACGGTCCTCGGGATCACAGCAGGGCTATTGGGATGCGCCCAAAAAAACGAAAGTCAAGAAGATGACAATGAGGAGGGTTATCCCTTAATCGGAGTAGTTCAATCCGTTGATGCGGAACGGCTGCAAATGACGGTGGCTCACGAGGAGATCCCCGGCTTCATGGAGCCCATGACCATGGTCTTTCGCGTGGGCGCGGGAGACATAAAAGTGGTCGAGCCGGAGATGCGCATCAAGGCTCGCTTGGTGCGGGACGAGGATGGCGGTTTCCGTTTGACCAAGATCTGGCCCATCGACGACCGGGCGGCCAAGGAGATGCGTGAGGTTAATAAGCGCCTCGCGAAGCAGGCCGAAGCGCTCGGCTCTGGGTATTATCTCGCCGAGGGCGACAGCCTGCCGGATTTCGCCCTTTTGGACCAGTTCGGCGAGGTGGTGAAACCGGAGGACTATGAAGGAAAGGCCTTCATGATAAACTTCATCTTCACTCGCTGCACCGACGCCAAGATGTGCCCGCTCTCCACCTCCAAGATGGCTCGCCTGCAGAAGATGGCCCAGGAGGCGGGGCTCTCGAACCTGGAGTTCATATCAGTGACTCTGGATCCGAAGTTCGACACGCCGGGAGTGCTGCATTCCTACATGGAAGCCTATGGGATCGACGGGCAGAACTTCCGTTTCGTGACCGGCGAAAAGGCTGCGGTTTACCAGCTGATTCGAAGCATGGGGGTGACCAATATTCAGGATGGCGAGGAAAACATCATCCATAGCCTCGCCACCAGTCTCGTCGGGCCCGACCGCAAGATCGTGATGCGCTCCACCAAAAGCGCTTGGGAGCCGGAAGCGTTCCTGGAGGCTGCGAAAGCCCTTTGA
- the cyoE gene encoding heme o synthase — translation MKQSERMSLPTPARLGSDSSTKAIAWSAYYELTKPRLSLLSVITALVGYLAALPERDLWLLFNFLVGTALCAAGAATLNQWYERETDAIMKRTRERPLPSGQVSSRAALWLGVALSVVGVCQLSLGANLLAGMLGLGTILSYIALYTPLKLRTRWATEVGAIAGALPPLIGWAAAEGAISSLGWVLFGILTVWQIPHFMAIAWTFRKDYESAGFPMLTVIDPSGRKAGAWATANAVALLVISLLPILWGQCSWIYGSMALVFGIWILVRSYRFATSVNRDLAARKLFFNSILYLPAVLFSLVIDRWILS, via the coding sequence GTGAAGCAATCAGAACGCATGAGCCTGCCCACACCGGCCAGGCTAGGTAGCGATTCGAGCACCAAAGCCATCGCTTGGTCCGCATACTACGAGCTCACGAAGCCGCGCTTGAGTCTGCTCTCGGTCATCACCGCCCTGGTGGGCTATCTCGCTGCCTTGCCGGAACGCGATCTCTGGCTGCTCTTCAATTTTCTGGTCGGCACCGCCTTGTGCGCCGCGGGTGCCGCTACGCTCAATCAATGGTACGAGCGGGAAACCGACGCCATCATGAAGCGCACCCGGGAGCGCCCCCTGCCATCTGGCCAGGTGAGCTCGCGAGCAGCCCTTTGGCTGGGCGTCGCCCTCTCTGTCGTAGGGGTTTGCCAGCTGAGCCTCGGAGCGAACCTGCTGGCAGGCATGCTCGGACTGGGCACCATCCTGAGCTACATCGCGCTCTACACCCCGCTCAAGCTCAGGACCCGTTGGGCCACCGAGGTGGGCGCGATCGCCGGCGCCTTGCCCCCCTTGATCGGCTGGGCCGCGGCGGAAGGGGCCATCAGCTCGCTAGGCTGGGTGCTTTTCGGCATCCTCACCGTTTGGCAGATTCCCCATTTCATGGCTATCGCCTGGACCTTTCGCAAGGATTACGAATCCGCCGGCTTCCCCATGCTCACCGTGATCGATCCGAGCGGCCGCAAGGCCGGGGCTTGGGCTACGGCGAACGCCGTGGCGCTGCTCGTGATCAGCCTGCTGCCGATCCTTTGGGGACAATGCTCATGGATCTATGGATCGATGGCGCTCGTATTCGGCATCTGGATTCTCGTGAGATCCTACCGATTCGCGACGTCCGTCAATCGCGATCTCGCAGCCAGAAAGCTGTTTTTCAACTCCATTCTCTATCTGCCTGCGGTGCTCTTTTCGCTCGTAATCGATCGTTGGATACTCTCATAA
- a CDS encoding DUF420 domain-containing protein has product MNVSDIPALNAALNAIATVLIVAGLIAIKSKAEKAHRALMGSSIIVSAIFLIGYLYHKYIANTVHTPFNGEGFIRVVYYSMLISHIILAMTIPVLVLRTAYLGIKDRRALHKKWARVTYPIWLYVSVTGVLVYLFLYVWYPPAQS; this is encoded by the coding sequence ATGAACGTAAGCGATATTCCAGCTCTGAACGCGGCCCTCAATGCGATCGCCACCGTCCTCATCGTGGCGGGATTGATCGCTATCAAATCGAAAGCCGAAAAGGCCCACCGCGCCCTGATGGGCTCGTCGATCATCGTTTCCGCGATATTCCTCATCGGCTACCTCTACCATAAGTACATCGCCAATACGGTGCACACGCCTTTCAACGGCGAAGGCTTCATTCGGGTGGTGTACTACAGCATGCTCATCTCGCATATCATTCTAGCCATGACCATTCCCGTTCTGGTGCTGCGAACAGCCTATCTGGGAATAAAGGACCGCCGCGCCTTGCACAAGAAGTGGGCCCGCGTAACCTATCCGATCTGGCTGTACGTTTCGGTGACAGGAGTGCTGGTCTATCTCTTCCTCTACGTTTGGTACCCGCCAGCTCAGAGCTAG
- a CDS encoding ABC transporter permease, which produces MKRSAFRRLVNDLEESARIAGEQLREHKVRSLLTALGVIIGVWAVISIGIGINGINTGFRNSMSMLGDDHFYVQKFPWKDVGDDWRKYRNRPNLETSYAEELNEIIADTPNSGLMIAVPILSFQRGISYEDRSLNGIQMTASNADFSFVNTASIEQGRFFTPTEATSGQNVVILGAGVVKTLFPGEEDRAIGKRVKLARISFTVIGTLEEQGKFLGFASFDNQAILPLQTARKFFVGWRRWNGAEIRVVKKPETDREAARDEIIGAMRRVRGLEPGEENDFEVNASDAIEETIGPVKAGIAIAGFVITGLSLFVGAVGIMNITFVSVKERTKEIGTRRAIGARRSSILTQFLMEAVSICLLGGVIGLTLAYGSLFLVKHLLPTFPASLSFELMAVAFLLSVATGILSGFVPALMASKLEPANALRHE; this is translated from the coding sequence ATGAAACGCTCCGCCTTCAGACGCCTCGTCAACGACCTCGAGGAAAGCGCCCGTATCGCGGGAGAGCAGCTGCGCGAGCACAAGGTGCGCTCCTTGCTCACCGCGCTTGGCGTGATCATCGGCGTTTGGGCCGTCATATCGATCGGCATTGGTATCAACGGAATCAATACAGGATTTCGCAACAGTATGAGCATGCTGGGCGACGACCATTTCTACGTTCAGAAATTCCCTTGGAAGGACGTAGGCGACGATTGGAGAAAGTACCGCAATCGCCCCAACCTCGAGACCAGCTATGCCGAGGAGCTAAATGAGATCATCGCCGACACGCCCAATTCCGGACTGATGATCGCGGTTCCCATCCTGAGCTTCCAGCGCGGCATCTCCTATGAGGATCGCTCGCTGAACGGCATCCAGATGACCGCCTCCAACGCCGACTTTTCCTTCGTCAACACCGCCAGCATCGAGCAAGGTCGATTTTTCACCCCCACCGAAGCGACGTCCGGACAAAACGTGGTCATCCTCGGAGCAGGCGTGGTCAAGACGCTCTTTCCCGGCGAGGAGGATCGCGCGATCGGAAAACGGGTCAAGCTGGCTCGCATCTCCTTCACCGTGATCGGCACTTTGGAGGAGCAAGGAAAGTTCCTCGGGTTCGCCAGCTTCGACAACCAAGCCATCCTCCCGCTGCAGACAGCCCGCAAGTTCTTCGTGGGCTGGCGGCGCTGGAACGGGGCGGAAATTCGCGTAGTCAAGAAACCGGAAACCGATCGCGAAGCGGCGCGCGACGAGATCATCGGCGCCATGCGGCGCGTGCGCGGCCTGGAGCCGGGCGAGGAAAACGATTTCGAGGTCAACGCCTCGGACGCCATCGAAGAGACCATCGGCCCGGTCAAAGCAGGGATCGCCATCGCCGGATTCGTGATCACCGGCCTCTCGCTTTTCGTCGGAGCGGTGGGCATCATGAACATCACCTTCGTCAGCGTGAAGGAACGCACCAAGGAAATCGGCACCCGTCGAGCCATCGGAGCCCGGCGAAGCTCCATTCTCACCCAGTTTCTCATGGAGGCGGTTTCCATCTGCCTGCTGGGCGGCGTGATCGGGCTCACCCTGGCCTACGGCTCGCTGTTTCTCGTCAAGCATCTGCTGCCGACCTTCCCCGCGAGCCTCTCCTTCGAGCTGATGGCGGTGGCCTTTCTGCTGTCGGTAGCCACCGGCATCCTATCCGGATTCGTGCCCGCCCTCATGGCCTCCAAACTCGAACCCGCCAACGCCTTGCGTCATGAGTAG
- a CDS encoding ABC transporter permease, giving the protein MSRKSKGRLLFSDLIEQAMTSLGSNILRSSLTILGVAIGVFSVVGVMTALSAMKHSIDTSFSVFGANVLQIAKDPALQLAPGSRRRFWGRPPISPSEAQDFKFAMDELGIPTTLTSTDGGERARYRDHRTQPRIRIIGTNENYLITNKYELAFGRNITPADVELNRPVTVIGQELLDELFINEDPIDKQINMDGEWYTVVGVLEKRGEFMGNSLDGIALIPITKFVQNNWHRRRSMEIAVQADDALDMQRVEDIAIGEMRIARGLLPEDENNFEITSNQALQAQYAQLALYIGAGGLGISGIALACAGIGIMNIMLVSVTERTREIGVRKALGARKRGILSQFLLEAVFLSEVGAAVGILVGMVAGNIVATQLNASMIIPWFWIGAAVAVCSLIGIGFGFLPAVRAANLHPVEALRHE; this is encoded by the coding sequence ATGAGTAGAAAAAGCAAAGGCAGACTCCTCTTTTCCGACCTGATCGAGCAGGCCATGACCTCGCTGGGTTCGAACATCCTGCGCTCCTCGCTCACCATCCTAGGAGTCGCGATCGGCGTTTTTTCGGTAGTTGGCGTCATGACCGCCCTTTCCGCCATGAAGCACAGCATCGATACCAGCTTCAGCGTATTCGGGGCCAACGTGCTGCAAATCGCCAAGGACCCGGCCCTGCAGCTGGCTCCCGGCTCGCGGCGACGCTTCTGGGGACGGCCCCCCATCAGCCCGAGCGAAGCCCAGGATTTCAAGTTCGCCATGGACGAGCTCGGCATCCCTACGACCTTGACGTCGACCGATGGCGGAGAGCGAGCCCGCTACCGCGACCATCGCACGCAACCGCGTATCCGGATCATCGGCACCAACGAGAACTATCTCATCACCAACAAGTACGAACTTGCCTTCGGAAGAAACATCACTCCTGCGGACGTCGAGCTGAACCGCCCTGTCACCGTCATTGGACAGGAGCTCCTAGACGAGCTTTTCATCAACGAGGACCCGATCGACAAGCAGATCAACATGGACGGCGAGTGGTACACGGTGGTGGGCGTGCTGGAAAAGCGCGGCGAGTTCATGGGCAACTCTCTGGACGGCATCGCCCTCATCCCGATCACTAAATTCGTGCAGAACAACTGGCACCGGCGACGCAGCATGGAAATCGCCGTGCAGGCCGACGACGCCTTGGACATGCAGCGCGTCGAGGACATCGCCATCGGCGAGATGCGCATCGCTCGCGGCCTGCTGCCCGAGGACGAAAACAATTTCGAAATCACCTCCAATCAAGCCCTGCAAGCCCAGTACGCACAACTCGCCCTCTACATCGGGGCAGGCGGACTCGGCATCAGCGGCATCGCTCTGGCCTGCGCCGGCATCGGCATCATGAACATCATGCTGGTCAGCGTGACGGAGCGCACGCGCGAGATCGGAGTGCGCAAAGCGCTTGGCGCCCGCAAGCGCGGCATCCTCTCGCAGTTTCTGCTGGAGGCGGTGTTCCTATCGGAAGTGGGGGCCGCGGTGGGAATCCTAGTCGGCATGGTCGCTGGCAACATCGTGGCCACTCAACTCAACGCTTCCATGATCATCCCTTGGTTTTGGATCGGAGCCGCCGTGGCGGTGTGTTCGCTGATCGGCATCGGATTCGGATTTCTGCCCGCGGTGCGAGCCGCCAACCTGCATCCAGTGGAAGCCCTGCGCCACGAGTAG
- a CDS encoding SLC13 family permease, which yields MTWEIAFVFALLLFALASFIWEKLPADVTALSVFAILLATGILDSKQAFSVFSNPAPITVGAMFILSAALEKTGVINSLTRRMQGLSKFSYRPFLLVIMLIAGIVSGFINNTPVVVVMMPIVLMLSNKIGVVGSKVLIPLSYASILGGTCTLLGTSTNIIVSGIAETAGEEPLGMFEFAYVGIPIFIAGLIYLLVFGNRLLPWRETLTSILSEEERREYIAEAFVSTGSEAIGKTLKEAGFKRTSGMRVIDLVRSGVSLQGRMNSVKLSAGDRLFLACRASGLAQARSIDGIDLAAERELGLEHINAHEGLIVEGILGPNSEILGKTLEEVNFRQRYRLVVLAIHRNGRNLRDQLGTLRLEFGDTLLLLGTEEAIQNMSGSEDIILMEHQAIPSRSDHKKSFTAVAAIAAVVACASTGIARIEVAAVVAVVALFVTHCIRPKDGYAAVQWNILFIIFGMLSLGMAMSETGASTLLADKLIDGVTYFTNETWRPLVMMACVYLLTNVLTEILSNNAAAVLMATLAIGIAETLGVSMRPFIFTVAIAASASFSTPIGYQTNTYVYGAGGYRFSDFAKIGGPLNLLCFVVAMVIIPMIWKF from the coding sequence ATGACTTGGGAAATCGCATTCGTTTTCGCCCTGCTCCTTTTCGCTCTGGCGAGCTTCATCTGGGAGAAGCTTCCAGCGGACGTCACTGCTCTCAGCGTGTTCGCCATTCTTCTGGCGACCGGGATCCTGGATTCGAAGCAGGCGTTCTCGGTCTTTTCGAACCCAGCTCCCATCACCGTGGGAGCGATGTTCATTCTCAGCGCCGCGTTGGAAAAGACAGGAGTGATCAACAGCTTGACGCGTCGCATGCAGGGATTGAGCAAGTTCAGCTATCGCCCGTTCCTGCTGGTCATCATGCTCATCGCCGGGATCGTGTCCGGCTTCATCAACAATACGCCGGTCGTGGTGGTGATGATGCCGATCGTGCTGATGCTTTCCAACAAGATCGGCGTAGTGGGATCCAAAGTTTTGATACCGCTTTCCTACGCTTCCATTCTGGGCGGAACCTGCACTCTGCTGGGCACCAGCACCAACATCATCGTGAGCGGCATCGCTGAGACCGCTGGCGAAGAGCCGCTCGGCATGTTCGAGTTCGCTTACGTCGGCATCCCAATCTTCATCGCTGGATTGATCTATCTGCTCGTATTCGGAAACCGCTTACTTCCTTGGCGAGAGACCCTCACCTCCATCCTGTCGGAGGAAGAACGTCGGGAATACATCGCCGAAGCCTTCGTCAGCACCGGATCGGAAGCGATCGGCAAGACGCTCAAGGAAGCCGGCTTCAAGCGAACCAGCGGGATGCGAGTCATCGATCTTGTGCGCTCGGGCGTTTCCCTGCAAGGGCGCATGAATAGCGTCAAACTCTCCGCCGGGGACCGGCTTTTCCTAGCCTGCAGGGCCTCGGGACTCGCTCAAGCTCGTAGCATCGACGGCATCGATCTTGCCGCGGAACGCGAACTGGGACTGGAACACATCAACGCGCACGAGGGGCTGATCGTGGAGGGCATTCTGGGCCCTAATTCCGAAATCCTCGGCAAGACGCTCGAGGAGGTGAACTTCCGCCAGCGCTACCGACTCGTGGTGCTCGCTATCCACCGAAACGGACGCAATTTGCGCGACCAGCTTGGAACGCTTCGGCTGGAATTTGGCGATACCTTGCTGCTGTTGGGCACCGAGGAGGCGATCCAGAACATGAGCGGCAGCGAAGACATCATCCTGATGGAACACCAGGCGATTCCCTCGCGCTCCGACCACAAGAAAAGCTTCACCGCAGTGGCGGCCATCGCCGCTGTCGTAGCCTGCGCCTCTACCGGTATCGCTCGCATCGAGGTCGCTGCGGTGGTGGCGGTGGTGGCCCTCTTCGTCACCCATTGCATTCGCCCCAAGGACGGCTACGCGGCGGTGCAATGGAACATCCTCTTCATCATCTTTGGCATGTTGAGCCTCGGCATGGCCATGTCCGAAACCGGGGCGTCCACCTTGCTCGCGGACAAGCTGATCGACGGCGTGACCTATTTCACAAACGAAACCTGGCGCCCGCTGGTCATGATGGCCTGCGTCTATCTCCTGACCAACGTGCTCACCGAGATCCTGTCCAACAACGCCGCAGCCGTCCTTATGGCCACCCTCGCCATCGGCATCGCCGAAACCCTCGGCGTCAGCATGCGGCCCTTCATCTTCACCGTGGCGATCGCCGCCTCAGCGAGCTTCTCCACTCCGATCGGGTACCAAACCAATACCTACGTCTACGGCGCGGGCGGCTACCGATTCTCCGACTTCGCCAAAATCGGTGGACCGCTCAACCTGCTTTGCTTCGTGGTCGCCATGGTCATCATCCCGATGATCTGGAAATTCTAG
- a CDS encoding ABC transporter ATP-binding protein, producing MSDPIIQITGVKKIYDLGKAKVHALDGVDLPIYPNDYVAVMGPSGSGKSTLMNMLGCLDTPSEGQYFFGGEDVAKMNDDALADIRNRRIGFVFQSFNLLPRATILRNVELPLVYAGMAKKDRVERAKFALDQVGLANRIDHRPNELSGGQRQRVAIARALVTDPSIILADEPTGNLDSKTGEEIMQLFEGLYEKGNTIILVTHEEDIARHARRLVRLRDGLIESDTPIERPVTS from the coding sequence GTGAGCGACCCGATCATCCAAATCACAGGGGTTAAGAAGATCTACGACCTCGGAAAAGCCAAGGTGCACGCCTTGGACGGCGTCGATCTGCCAATCTACCCGAACGATTACGTGGCGGTCATGGGGCCTTCCGGCAGCGGCAAGTCCACCTTGATGAACATGCTTGGCTGTCTCGACACGCCCTCCGAGGGCCAGTATTTCTTCGGCGGCGAGGATGTTGCGAAAATGAACGACGACGCCTTGGCTGACATACGGAATCGCCGCATCGGCTTCGTTTTCCAGAGTTTCAACCTGCTTCCTCGGGCCACCATCTTGCGCAATGTGGAGCTGCCGCTGGTCTACGCGGGCATGGCCAAAAAGGATCGAGTCGAGCGGGCCAAGTTCGCCTTGGACCAGGTAGGACTGGCCAATCGAATCGACCATCGCCCGAACGAGCTCTCCGGTGGACAGCGGCAACGCGTCGCCATCGCCCGGGCTCTCGTCACCGATCCCTCCATCATCCTGGCGGACGAACCGACCGGAAATCTCGACTCCAAGACCGGAGAGGAGATCATGCAGCTCTTCGAAGGACTTTACGAAAAGGGAAACACCATTATCCTAGTGACGCACGAGGAAGACATCGCTCGACACGCCCGGCGGTTGGTCCGGCTCCGCGACGGATTGATCGAAAGCGATACTCCGATCGAGCGACCGGTCACCTCCTAG
- a CDS encoding COX15/CtaA family protein yields the protein MPVKADRKTDFDYKPALFWFGLASLVWITFLLYAGGFTTTIRAGMAFLDWPLSNGSINPEGWLENRDMAAEHSHRLLGMVMGLLSIGMCVLAHLSKAAPRVRSMGNWLVGLVIFQGLLGGLRVKLDQLNLDIDHNLYAQSFAVAHATLAQLFLCLLIAFVISNSRSWIERNAGFAQQPRSSLSTWGLLACAAIVLQLIVGAIMRHAHAGLAIPTFPLTPHDTLIPPVFTFEIAIHFAHRVGAVVVTAALVAYCVRIWKEPAARAALLKSSIGLLFLLLIQVALGALVIWKVRNEHVTTLHMLNGAFTLALCWSMTYRSLKSKLDRTSAASDARNPAAKGEATSLGHTVQA from the coding sequence ATGCCAGTAAAAGCCGACAGAAAGACAGATTTCGACTACAAGCCCGCCCTTTTTTGGTTCGGGCTGGCGTCGCTCGTATGGATCACGTTTCTCCTCTACGCGGGGGGCTTCACCACCACCATCCGAGCCGGCATGGCCTTTCTGGACTGGCCGCTTTCCAATGGGTCCATCAACCCGGAGGGCTGGCTGGAAAATCGCGACATGGCGGCCGAGCATTCGCACCGCCTGCTGGGCATGGTGATGGGCCTGCTCTCCATCGGCATGTGCGTGCTCGCCCACCTCTCCAAGGCGGCGCCTCGAGTTCGATCTATGGGAAACTGGCTGGTAGGACTCGTCATTTTCCAAGGCTTGCTGGGAGGACTCCGGGTGAAGCTCGATCAGCTGAATTTGGACATCGACCACAATCTCTACGCGCAGAGCTTCGCGGTAGCCCACGCCACCTTGGCCCAACTTTTCCTCTGCCTGCTTATCGCTTTCGTGATCTCCAACAGCCGCTCCTGGATCGAGCGCAACGCCGGCTTCGCCCAGCAGCCGAGGTCCTCGCTCTCCACTTGGGGCTTGCTTGCCTGCGCCGCCATCGTGCTCCAGCTGATCGTAGGCGCCATCATGCGGCACGCTCACGCGGGTCTGGCCATCCCCACCTTCCCATTGACCCCGCACGACACCCTGATCCCGCCGGTATTCACTTTCGAAATCGCAATCCATTTCGCTCACCGAGTCGGTGCCGTCGTGGTCACCGCGGCCCTTGTCGCCTACTGCGTTCGCATCTGGAAGGAGCCCGCGGCTCGCGCCGCTTTGCTCAAGTCCTCCATCGGCCTGCTATTTCTCCTCCTAATACAAGTCGCGCTTGGCGCCCTCGTTATCTGGAAAGTGCGCAATGAGCATGTCACGACCTTGCACATGCTCAACGGGGCATTCACCTTGGCCCTTTGCTGGTCAATGACGTACAGAAGCCTCAAATCCAAACTGGACCGAACCTCCGCCGCCTCCGATGCGAGGAATCCCGCGGCCAAAGGCGAAGCCACCAGCCTCGGTCACACCGTCCAAGCGTGA